In the genome of Gadus morhua chromosome 14, gadMor3.0, whole genome shotgun sequence, one region contains:
- the asb7 gene encoding ankyrin repeat and SOCS box protein 7 isoform X1, with the protein MVGFFLLPSVKCPVQQNISFTKCDRMLNHQCIRNPELHEELQIQAAVAAGDVCTVRRMLEQGYSPKVRDANGWTLLHFSAAKGKERCVRVFLEHGADPTVKDFIGGFTALHYAAMHGRARIARLMLESEFRGDIINAKSNDGWTPLHVAAHYGRDSFVRLLLEFRAAVDPLSDKGTTPLQLAIIRERSSCVRILLDHGANIDIQNGFLLRYAVIKGNHAYCRMFLQRGADTNLGRLEDGQTPLHLSALRDDAQCAQMLHAYGADTNTRNYEGQTPVAVAVSMSGVSRPCLDFLQEVTRQPRTLQDLCRVKIRHCIGLQSLKFLDELPIAKVMKDYLKHKFDNV; encoded by the exons ATGgttggtttttttttgttaccgTCTGTCAA ATGTCCCGTGCAGCAGAACATTTCCTTTACGAAATGTGACAGGATGCTGAACCATCAATGCATAAGGAACCCGGAGCTGCATGAGGAGCTGCAGATCCAGGCTGCGGTGGCGGCTGGGGATGTGTGCACTGTCCGCAGAATGCTGGAGCAAGGCTACTCCCCCAAAGTACGGGACGCCAACGGCTGGACGCTGCTCCATTTCTCTGCCGCCAAGGGCAAGGAGAGATGTGTACGGGTCTTCCTGGAGCacggag cGGACCCCACGGTGAAGGACTTCATCGGCGGCTTCACGGCGCTCCACTACGCCGCCATGCACGGACGCGCCCGCATCGCCCGCCTCATGCTGGAGTCGGAGTTCCGCGGCGACATCATCAACGCCAAGAGCAACGACGGCTGGACGCCGCTGCACGTGGCGGCGCACTACGGCCGCGACTCGTTCGTGCGCCTCCTGCTGGAGTTCCGGGCGGCGGTGGACCCGCTGAGTGACAAGGGCACCACGCCGCTGCAGCTCGCCATCATCCGGGAGCGCTCGAGCTGCGTGCGCATCCTGCTGGACCACGGCGCCAACATCGACATTCAGAACGGCTTCCTGCTGCGCTACGCCGTCATCAAGGGCAACCACGCGTACTGCCGCATGTTCCTGCAGCGCGGCGCCGACACCAACCTGGGCCGGCTGGAGGACGGGCAGACGCCGCTGCACCTGTCGGCGCTGCGGGACGACGCGCAGTGTGCGCAGATGCTGCACGCGTACGGCGCCGACACGAACACGCGCAACTACGAGGGGCAGACgccggtggcggtggcggtcaGCATGTCGGGGGTCAGCCGGCCGTGTCTGGACTTCTTACAGGAGGTCACAA GACAACCTCGGACTTTGCAAGATTTGTGTCGTGTAAAAATACGTCATTGTATCGGGCTTCAGAGCCTGAAGTTCCTGGACGAGCTACCCATCGCCAAGGTCATGAAAGACTACCTGAAACACAAGTTTGACAATGTGTGA
- the asb7 gene encoding ankyrin repeat and SOCS box protein 7 isoform X2, which yields MLNHQCIRNPELHEELQIQAAVAAGDVCTVRRMLEQGYSPKVRDANGWTLLHFSAAKGKERCVRVFLEHGADPTVKDFIGGFTALHYAAMHGRARIARLMLESEFRGDIINAKSNDGWTPLHVAAHYGRDSFVRLLLEFRAAVDPLSDKGTTPLQLAIIRERSSCVRILLDHGANIDIQNGFLLRYAVIKGNHAYCRMFLQRGADTNLGRLEDGQTPLHLSALRDDAQCAQMLHAYGADTNTRNYEGQTPVAVAVSMSGVSRPCLDFLQEVTRQPRTLQDLCRVKIRHCIGLQSLKFLDELPIAKVMKDYLKHKFDNV from the exons ATGCTGAACCATCAATGCATAAGGAACCCGGAGCTGCATGAGGAGCTGCAGATCCAGGCTGCGGTGGCGGCTGGGGATGTGTGCACTGTCCGCAGAATGCTGGAGCAAGGCTACTCCCCCAAAGTACGGGACGCCAACGGCTGGACGCTGCTCCATTTCTCTGCCGCCAAGGGCAAGGAGAGATGTGTACGGGTCTTCCTGGAGCacggag cGGACCCCACGGTGAAGGACTTCATCGGCGGCTTCACGGCGCTCCACTACGCCGCCATGCACGGACGCGCCCGCATCGCCCGCCTCATGCTGGAGTCGGAGTTCCGCGGCGACATCATCAACGCCAAGAGCAACGACGGCTGGACGCCGCTGCACGTGGCGGCGCACTACGGCCGCGACTCGTTCGTGCGCCTCCTGCTGGAGTTCCGGGCGGCGGTGGACCCGCTGAGTGACAAGGGCACCACGCCGCTGCAGCTCGCCATCATCCGGGAGCGCTCGAGCTGCGTGCGCATCCTGCTGGACCACGGCGCCAACATCGACATTCAGAACGGCTTCCTGCTGCGCTACGCCGTCATCAAGGGCAACCACGCGTACTGCCGCATGTTCCTGCAGCGCGGCGCCGACACCAACCTGGGCCGGCTGGAGGACGGGCAGACGCCGCTGCACCTGTCGGCGCTGCGGGACGACGCGCAGTGTGCGCAGATGCTGCACGCGTACGGCGCCGACACGAACACGCGCAACTACGAGGGGCAGACgccggtggcggtggcggtcaGCATGTCGGGGGTCAGCCGGCCGTGTCTGGACTTCTTACAGGAGGTCACAA GACAACCTCGGACTTTGCAAGATTTGTGTCGTGTAAAAATACGTCATTGTATCGGGCTTCAGAGCCTGAAGTTCCTGGACGAGCTACCCATCGCCAAGGTCATGAAAGACTACCTGAAACACAAGTTTGACAATGTGTGA
- the lins1 gene encoding protein Lines homolog 1 isoform X1 yields MDGIKDCVECITDAYTCLLNGSPPNQIASDLVTNICAVLCRNVTLQDDSCLCAWSNTAKCSHVNMTELTCITLTLVDKIHVDLMSQTMRPETTLYLSQIQQVFQEANVMSRLVHRFHTDDQMISHLAAKCVSSYVSYQLHTSVSIEGEINQIWQQTCVQAFQNGPTGKELDPCMWSFISVFKILLKDSDKRKTEILQKLLMAFDPHLTTLVSRFLPEEEVDDGLSAVHLPTNTRSWGVTFSSLLDLLEILCASRLMCSTDVCSPCQRLAYRRARPLIKTAASSSCDYILKRRVLLLMKRTLLQKAGEDLALGEISAPASRDEHFGTDMGALADTVLGAVSAEWLRFVPVEMVAAASFGGPYRGPGQGGGRNRKPDHVMLRAVGLVVLKSLELTLQTGAAADRTVEACLGVLFGFLQDRGVPLAESSHLCCWYLLVFTEQDDDMMEAAKTLLALYLRYNSRCPGLNPEAVSATSCSSGFNPHCHFLLFLRSVSFDPSTLLDFLISSETCFLEYLVRYLKHLRADFPGFLLACRKMEESDPRVRAQLSFSVPVRVGTPGTTHAASDRDRTKLFTRPTAHVPTRPASTGLGSGLCLVDYSSSDESGSEEMEVSQASHKDADEGNRRAKLPDSEKRAMSALADDNLPDRKAQVQDVVCDHGQERPTPYLGLAASQFGQTTGLAHTQGGRTLTRSLLCLSDLRRVVAKLNTKNLFPYNPKSLLKLLAQAEEVHLSHLSPNT; encoded by the exons ATGGACGGTATAAAGGATTGTGTTGAGTGTATTACTGATGCATACACATGTCTTCTCAACGGATCACCTCCGAACCAAATCGCCAGTGATTTAGTAACCAATATATGTGCAGTACTATGTCGAAATGTTACTCTGCAAGACGAttcgtgcttgtgtgcatggaGTAACACTGCGAAATGTTCCCATGTAAATATGACCGAGCTGACTTGTATCACTCTGACCCTGGTCGACAAGATACATGTCGATCTCATGTCTCAGACCATGCGGCCAGAAACTACTCTGTACCTCTCGCAAATCCAACAAGTGTTTCAAGAGGCAAATGTCATGTCCAGACTT GTTCATCGATTCCACACCGACGACCAGATGATATCCCATTTGGCTGCCAAATGTGTATCATCATACGTTTCCTACCAGCTCCATACTTCTGTAAGCATTGAG GGGGAAATCAACCAAATCTGGCAACAGACATGTGTGCAGGCATTTCAGAACGGCCCCACTGGCAAAGAACTGGATCCATGCATGTGGTCTTTCATCAGTGtctttaaaatacttcttaaagACTCAGACAAAAGAAAAACGG AGATTCTCCAGAAGCTTCTAATGGCCTTCGATCCCCACCTGACTACTCTAGTCTCTCGCTTCCTCCCTGAGGAGGAAGTCGACGACGGACTGTCTGCGGTGCATTTACCCACCAACACCCGCAGCTGGGGCGtgaccttctcctccctcctggacCTGTTGGAGATCCTCTGTGCCTCCAGGTTGATGTGCAGCACCGACGTTTGCTCACCATGCCAGAGACTGGCGTACAGAAGAGCACGACCCCTCATTAAAacagccgcctcctcctcctgcgacTACATCCTGAAGAGGCGCGTACTGCTGCTCATGAAGAGGACTCTGCTTCAGAAGGCCGGAGAGGACCTGGCCCTCGGGGAGATCTCGGCCCCGGCGTCCAGAGATGAGCACTTCGGGACCGATATGGGGGCACTGGCGGACACCGTGTTGGGAGCGGTCTCTGCCGAGTGGTTGAGGTTCGTACCCGTGGAGATGGTGGCGGCAGCCTCTTTTGGAGGACCTTACCGTGGTCCCGGCCAGGGAGGCGGTCGGAATCGGAAGCCAGACCACGTGATGCTCAGAGCGGTTGGTCTGGTGGTCCTCAAGTCCCTGGAGCTGACACTGCAGACAGGAGCAG CTGCTGACCGCACCGTGGAAGCATGTCTTGGGGTTTTGTTTGGGTTCCTGCAGGACCGTGGGGTCCCGCTGGCAGAGTCCTCCCACCTCTGCTGCTGGTACCTGCTGGTCTTCACCGAGCAGGACGATGACATGATGGAAGCGGCCAAAACGTTACTCGCCCTGTACCTTCGTTACAACAG CCGGTGTCCTGGTCTAAATCCCGAGGCTGTGTCGGCGACGTCCTGCTCCTCTGGTTTCAACCCCCACTGCCacttcctgctcttcctccggAGCGTCTCCTTTGATCCCAGCACCCTCCTGGACTTCCTCATCTCCTCGGAAACCTGCTTTCTGGAGTACCTGGTGCGCTACCTGAAGCATCTCAGGGCGGACTTCCCGGGATTCTTGCTGGCGTGTCGGAAAATGGAGGAATCTGACCCTCGTGTTCGAGCACAGCTTTCATTTTCCGTACCGGTGCGTGTCGGAACGCCGGGAACCACACACGCAGCCTCAGATCGTGATCGGACCAAGCTATTTACCAGGCCTACCGCACACGTGCCAACCAGACCGGCGTCTACTGGTTTGGGCTCTGGGCTTTGCCTAGTTGACTACAGTAGCTCGGACGAGTCCGGTTCAGAAGAAATGGAGGTCTCGCAAGCTTCTCACAAGGATGCTGACGAGGGGAACAGGAGAGCGAAGCTTCCTGACTCTGAGAAACGTGCCATGTCTGCACTAGCAGACGACAATCTACCTGACAGAAAAGCTCAGGTGCAGGATGTAGTGTGTGACCATGGGCAAGAGAGGCCAACACCGTATTTGGGCCTAGCAGCATCACAGTTTGGACAAACAACAGGATTGGCTCACACGCAAGGTGGTAGAACATTGACCAGATCCCTGTTGTGCCTGTCAGACCTTAGAAGGGTTGTGGCTAAGCTTAACACCAAAAATCTGTTTCCCTATAACCCCAAGTCGCTACTTAAACTCTTGGCACAGGCTGAGGAGGTGCATCTATCTCACCTATCACCTAACACCTAG
- the lins1 gene encoding protein Lines homolog 1 isoform X2 encodes MDGIKDCVECITDAYTCLLNGSPPNQIASDLVTNICAVLCRNVTLQDDSCLCAWSNTAKCSHVNMTELTCITLTLVDKIHVDLMSQTMRPETTLYLSQIQQVFQEANVMSRLVHRFHTDDQMISHLAAKCVSSYVSYQLHTSGEINQIWQQTCVQAFQNGPTGKELDPCMWSFISVFKILLKDSDKRKTEILQKLLMAFDPHLTTLVSRFLPEEEVDDGLSAVHLPTNTRSWGVTFSSLLDLLEILCASRLMCSTDVCSPCQRLAYRRARPLIKTAASSSCDYILKRRVLLLMKRTLLQKAGEDLALGEISAPASRDEHFGTDMGALADTVLGAVSAEWLRFVPVEMVAAASFGGPYRGPGQGGGRNRKPDHVMLRAVGLVVLKSLELTLQTGAAADRTVEACLGVLFGFLQDRGVPLAESSHLCCWYLLVFTEQDDDMMEAAKTLLALYLRYNSRCPGLNPEAVSATSCSSGFNPHCHFLLFLRSVSFDPSTLLDFLISSETCFLEYLVRYLKHLRADFPGFLLACRKMEESDPRVRAQLSFSVPVRVGTPGTTHAASDRDRTKLFTRPTAHVPTRPASTGLGSGLCLVDYSSSDESGSEEMEVSQASHKDADEGNRRAKLPDSEKRAMSALADDNLPDRKAQVQDVVCDHGQERPTPYLGLAASQFGQTTGLAHTQGGRTLTRSLLCLSDLRRVVAKLNTKNLFPYNPKSLLKLLAQAEEVHLSHLSPNT; translated from the exons ATGGACGGTATAAAGGATTGTGTTGAGTGTATTACTGATGCATACACATGTCTTCTCAACGGATCACCTCCGAACCAAATCGCCAGTGATTTAGTAACCAATATATGTGCAGTACTATGTCGAAATGTTACTCTGCAAGACGAttcgtgcttgtgtgcatggaGTAACACTGCGAAATGTTCCCATGTAAATATGACCGAGCTGACTTGTATCACTCTGACCCTGGTCGACAAGATACATGTCGATCTCATGTCTCAGACCATGCGGCCAGAAACTACTCTGTACCTCTCGCAAATCCAACAAGTGTTTCAAGAGGCAAATGTCATGTCCAGACTT GTTCATCGATTCCACACCGACGACCAGATGATATCCCATTTGGCTGCCAAATGTGTATCATCATACGTTTCCTACCAGCTCCATACTTCT GGGGAAATCAACCAAATCTGGCAACAGACATGTGTGCAGGCATTTCAGAACGGCCCCACTGGCAAAGAACTGGATCCATGCATGTGGTCTTTCATCAGTGtctttaaaatacttcttaaagACTCAGACAAAAGAAAAACGG AGATTCTCCAGAAGCTTCTAATGGCCTTCGATCCCCACCTGACTACTCTAGTCTCTCGCTTCCTCCCTGAGGAGGAAGTCGACGACGGACTGTCTGCGGTGCATTTACCCACCAACACCCGCAGCTGGGGCGtgaccttctcctccctcctggacCTGTTGGAGATCCTCTGTGCCTCCAGGTTGATGTGCAGCACCGACGTTTGCTCACCATGCCAGAGACTGGCGTACAGAAGAGCACGACCCCTCATTAAAacagccgcctcctcctcctgcgacTACATCCTGAAGAGGCGCGTACTGCTGCTCATGAAGAGGACTCTGCTTCAGAAGGCCGGAGAGGACCTGGCCCTCGGGGAGATCTCGGCCCCGGCGTCCAGAGATGAGCACTTCGGGACCGATATGGGGGCACTGGCGGACACCGTGTTGGGAGCGGTCTCTGCCGAGTGGTTGAGGTTCGTACCCGTGGAGATGGTGGCGGCAGCCTCTTTTGGAGGACCTTACCGTGGTCCCGGCCAGGGAGGCGGTCGGAATCGGAAGCCAGACCACGTGATGCTCAGAGCGGTTGGTCTGGTGGTCCTCAAGTCCCTGGAGCTGACACTGCAGACAGGAGCAG CTGCTGACCGCACCGTGGAAGCATGTCTTGGGGTTTTGTTTGGGTTCCTGCAGGACCGTGGGGTCCCGCTGGCAGAGTCCTCCCACCTCTGCTGCTGGTACCTGCTGGTCTTCACCGAGCAGGACGATGACATGATGGAAGCGGCCAAAACGTTACTCGCCCTGTACCTTCGTTACAACAG CCGGTGTCCTGGTCTAAATCCCGAGGCTGTGTCGGCGACGTCCTGCTCCTCTGGTTTCAACCCCCACTGCCacttcctgctcttcctccggAGCGTCTCCTTTGATCCCAGCACCCTCCTGGACTTCCTCATCTCCTCGGAAACCTGCTTTCTGGAGTACCTGGTGCGCTACCTGAAGCATCTCAGGGCGGACTTCCCGGGATTCTTGCTGGCGTGTCGGAAAATGGAGGAATCTGACCCTCGTGTTCGAGCACAGCTTTCATTTTCCGTACCGGTGCGTGTCGGAACGCCGGGAACCACACACGCAGCCTCAGATCGTGATCGGACCAAGCTATTTACCAGGCCTACCGCACACGTGCCAACCAGACCGGCGTCTACTGGTTTGGGCTCTGGGCTTTGCCTAGTTGACTACAGTAGCTCGGACGAGTCCGGTTCAGAAGAAATGGAGGTCTCGCAAGCTTCTCACAAGGATGCTGACGAGGGGAACAGGAGAGCGAAGCTTCCTGACTCTGAGAAACGTGCCATGTCTGCACTAGCAGACGACAATCTACCTGACAGAAAAGCTCAGGTGCAGGATGTAGTGTGTGACCATGGGCAAGAGAGGCCAACACCGTATTTGGGCCTAGCAGCATCACAGTTTGGACAAACAACAGGATTGGCTCACACGCAAGGTGGTAGAACATTGACCAGATCCCTGTTGTGCCTGTCAGACCTTAGAAGGGTTGTGGCTAAGCTTAACACCAAAAATCTGTTTCCCTATAACCCCAAGTCGCTACTTAAACTCTTGGCACAGGCTGAGGAGGTGCATCTATCTCACCTATCACCTAACACCTAG
- the cers3a gene encoding ceramide synthase 2 codes for MFDTLYDCFWWDRIWLPVNLTWADLEDRDGRVYAKASHLYVTVPYALVFLLVRYTFERFIATPCAASLGIKERVHLRVTDNPILELHYLSHTRSPGQSAVDGLSKKSGLSGRQVERWFRRRRNQDRPGVLKKFREASWRFVFYLFTFFGGILALYDKEWFYDTRQVWTGFPKQSMLESQYWYYVLEMSFYGSLLFSITFDVKRKDFKEQIVHHLATLTLLSFSWCVNYIRIGTLVMLVHDSSDVLLESAKLFNYAKWERTCNALFVVFAIVFMVTRLIIFPFWLIHCTWVYPVEHYPPFFGYYFFNVMLVVLLLLHIFWAYLILRMVRKFLFGKMTRDERSDHEEEDEEEEEEEGTSTEEMERKQSNHSNGSGRVVRKEGKNGRFGHLSLAETTCQAKTVY; via the exons ATGTTCGACACACTGTACGACTGCTTCTGGTGGGACCGGATCTGGCTGCCTGTCAATCTGACGTGGGCGGACCTGGAGGACAGGGACGGACGGGTGTACGCCAAAGCCTCCCATCTCTACGTCACCGTCCCCTACGCCCTGGTCTTCTTGCTGGTCAGATACACGTTTGAAAG GTTCATCGCCACACCATGCGCTGCCTCCCTTGGGATCAAGGAGCGAGTTCATCTGAGGGTCACTGACAATCCCATCCTTGAACTTCACTATCTCTCCCACACCAGAAGCCCTGGCCAG TCTGCTGTCGATGGGCTGTCCAAGAAGAGTGGCTTGTCAGGCAGGCAAGTTGAGCGCTGGTTCAGAAGACGACGCAATCAGGACCGACCCGGAGTCCTCAAGAAGTTCAGAGAGGCCAG TTGGAGGTTTGTCTTCTATCTATTCACATTTTTCGGAGGAATTTTAGCTCTGTATGAT AAAGAATGGTTCTATGATACTCGACAAGTGTGGACAGGATTCCCAAAGCAG tccatGCTGGAGTCTCAGTACTGGTATTACGTCCTTGAGATGAGCTTCTATGGGTCCCTGCTCTTCAGCATTACCTTTGATGTGAAAAGGAAG GACTTCAAGGAGCAGATTGTTCACCACCTGGCCACCCTgactctgctctccttctcctggtgCGTCAACTACATCCGCATCGGGACGCTCGTGATGCTGGTCCACGACTCCTCCGACGTGCTGCTGGAG TCTGCCAAGTTATTTAACTATGCCAAATGGGAGAGGACGTGCAATGcactgtttgttgtgtttgccATAGTGTTTATGGTAACAAGACTGATCATCTTTCCATTCTG GCTGATCCACTGCACCTGGGTTTACCCGGTCGAGCACTACCCGCCCTTCTTCGGCTACTACTTCTTCAACGTCATGCTGGTGGTCCTGCTCTTGCTGCATATATTCTGGGCCTACCTCATTCTCCGCATGGTCCGCAAGTTCCTGTTCGGCAAG ATGACCAGAGACGAGAGGAGTGACcacgaagaggaggatgaggaggaggaagaggaggagggcacTTCAAccgaggagatggagaggaagcaGAGCAATCATTCAAACGGCTCTGGACGGGTGGTCAGAAAGGAGGGCAAAAACGGCCGCTTTGGACATTTGTCTCTCGCGGAGACAACCTGCCAAGCAAAGACTGTGTACTGA